In Lonchura striata isolate bLonStr1 chromosome 2, bLonStr1.mat, whole genome shotgun sequence, a single genomic region encodes these proteins:
- the BIRC2 gene encoding baculoviral IAP repeat-containing protein 2 — MRQSALCDELKYDLSCELYRMSTFSTFPMNTPVSERSLARAGFYYTGVQDKVKCFSCGLTLDNWQPGDNAMEKHKQLYPRCSFVQRMLSDNNAGLSSRSAFSPSIANSLPPSLHSIALSPSLEQVGYFSGSFSSFPHDPVTTRAAEDLPFLSPKLHNHSMRTEDARLCTFQSWPLTFLSPTDLAKAGFYYLGTADKVACFTCGGQLYNWEPKDNAVSEHRRHYPNCPFVENLIRDQQSFNVSNVSMQTHEARVKTFLNWPTRIPVQPEQLADAGFYYVGRNDDVKCFCCDGGLRCWESGDDPWIEHAKWFPRCEYLLRVKGREFVDQIQARFPHLLEQLLSTSDPPVNENLDPPIIHFEPGESHSEDAIMMNTPVVKAALEMGFSRRLIKQTVQSKILATGENYKTVNDLVSDLLMAEDETIQEEKEKQLEEVASDDLYLIQKNRMALFQRLTCILPILGSLLSAKVITELEHDVIKQKTQLPLQARELIDTVLVKGNEAASIFRNCLRDCDPVLYKDLFVEKTIKYVPTEDVSGLPMEEQLRRLQEERTCKVCMDKEVSIVFIPCGHLVVCKECAPSLRKCPICRGIIKGTVRTFLS, encoded by the exons ATGAGGCAGAGTGCTCTGTGTGACGAGCTGAAGTATGACCTGTCCTGTGAACTCTACAGAATGTCAACATTCTCCACCTTCCCCATGAACACGCCGGTATCAGAGCGCAGCCTTGCCCGGGCTGGGTTTTATTACACGGGTGTGCAAGATAAAGTTAAGTGCTTCAGTTGTGGCTTAACATTGGATAACTGGCAGCCAGGAGATAATGCTATGGAAAAACATAAGCAGCTGTATCCTCGCTGCAGTTTTGTTCAAAGAATGCTTTCAGATAACAACGCGGGATTGTCATCTCGTTCTGCCTTTTCACCCTCAATTGCAAACAGTCTGCCACCGTCTCTACATTCCATAGCACTTTCTCCAAGTTTAGAACAGGTTGGATATTTCAGTGGCTCATTTTCCAGTTTTCCTCATGACCCAGTAACTACTAGGGCAGCTGAAGACCTTCCATTCTTGAGCCCTAAGCTTCACAATCATTCTATGAGGACAGAAGATGCTAGGCTATGCACCTTTCAGTCATGGCCACTGACGTTTCTCTCACCCACTGATTTGGCAAAGGCTGGATTTTATTACCTGGGGACAGCAGACAAAGTTGCTTGTTTTACCTGTGGTGGTCAGCTGTATAATTGGGAACCAAAAGATAATGCTGTGTCAGAGCATCGGAGACACTATCCCAACTGCCCTTTTGTGGAAAACCTTATCCGAGACCAGCAGAGTTTCAATGTTTCAAATGTGAGCATGCAAACCCATGAAGCACgtgttaaaacatttttaaattggCCAACCAGAATTCCAGTTCAGCCTGAACAGCTTGCAGATGCTGGCTTTTACTATGTAG GTCGCAATGATGATGTGAAGTGTTTTTGCTGTGATGGTGGCTTAAGGTGCTGGGAATCTGGAGATGATCCATGGATTGAGCATGCAAAGTGGTTTCCAAG GTGTGAGTATCTGCTTCGTGTAAAAGGAAGAGAGTTTGTAGATCAAATTCAGGCCAGATTTCCCCATCTCCTTGAACAG CTCTTGTCGACCTCTGATCCACCTGTAAATGAAAACCTTGATCCTCCAA tTATTCATTTTGAACCTGGAGAGAGCCATTCAGAAGATGCAATCATGATGAACACGCCTGTGGTTAAAGCTGCCTTGGAGATGGGATTCAGTAGAAGGCTAATAAAGCAAACAGTGCAAAGTAAAATCTTGGCCACTGGAGAAAACTACAAGACTGTTAATGATCTTGTGTCTGATCTGCTCATGGCTGAAGATGAGACAATtcaagaagagaaagaaaagcagttggAAGAAGTAGCATCAG ATGATTTGTACTTGATCCAGAAGAATCGAATGGCTTTATTCCAGCGTTTAACATGTATACTGCCAATCCTTGGCAGTTTACTGTCAGCTAAAGTGATAACAGAACTTGAGCATGATGTTATTAAGCAGAAGACTCAGTTACCATTGCAGGCAAGGGAACTGATAGATACAGTTTTAGTGAAAGGAAATGAAGCAGCCAGCATCTTCAGGAACTGTCTGCGAGACTGTGACCCTGTGCTCTACAAGGATTTATTTG TGGAGAAGACCATCAAGTACGTTCCCACAGAAGATGTTTCAG GTTTACCTATGGAAGAACAATTAAGAAGATTGCAAGAGGAAAGAACATGTAAAGTTTGCATGGACAAAGAAGTTTCTATTGTTTTTATTCCATGTGGTCACTTAGTGGTGTGCAAAGAATGTGCACCATCCCTTAGAAAATGCCCTATTTGCAGGGGGATAATAAAGGGTACAGTCCGGACATTTCTTTCATAA